GGCGCCGATCAGCTCTACGGGTTCGCCCGCCACGAGGTGGAGACGATTTTTTTGGCCACCTCCACCGGGCTGCGGCGCCGGCACATCCAGCCGACCGGTGCGGTGGAGATCAACGCCAAACGCGGGGACGCCAGCGCCTGGGCCGGTTTCAGCACGGCCGATTTCGAGGACGTGCCCGCCGATTCGATGCTGGAGCGGCTGTCGACGCGGCTGGGCTGGGCGCAGCGCACGGTGGAGCTGCCGCCGGGGCGTTACCAGACGATCCTGCCGCCGTCGGCGGTGTCGGACCTGATGATCTATCTGTGGTGGTCGATGGAGGGCCGGGGTGCGCAGGAGGGCCGCACCGCGTTGTCGGCGCCCGGCGGCGGCACCCTGGTGGGGGAGCGGCTCACCGAGCTGCCGATCACGCTGTACTCCGACCCGTACGCCGAGGGGCTGGCGTGCACCCCGTTCGTGACCGCGGCGGCCTCCTCGGAGCGGGTGTCGGTGTTCGACAACGGCCTGGAGATCGGGCGGGTCGACTGGATCCGCGACGGGGTGATCAACGCGCTGGCCTACCCGCGGGCGGCGGCCGCGGAGTTCGGTGCGCCGGTGACGGTGTCGGCGGACAACCTGCTGATGACCGGCGGGTCGGCGAGCCTGGCCGACATGATCGCGAACACCGAGCGGGGTCTGCTGCTGACCACGCTGTGGTACATCCGCGAGGTCGACCCGGCGGTGCTGCTGCTGACCGGGCTGACCCGCGACGGGGTGTACCTGATCGAGGACGGTCGGGTGACCGCTGCGGTGAACAACTTCCGGTTCAACGAGAGCCCGCTGGACCTGCTGCGCCGCGCCACCGAGGTCGGGGCGATCGACCGCACCCTGCCGCGGGAGTGGAGCGACTACGTGACCCGGGTGGCCATGCCGCCGCTGCGGATCCCCGACTTCCACATGTCGTCGGTCAGCCAGGCCCAGTGAGGCCGACCCGGTGACGGGCGGGTCTCGGTTGAGCCCGGTTCGGGTCGTGGCACGATGGATGCCGCGATCCCGGGGGCGGTAGCTCAGTTGGTCAGAGCTGCGGACTCATAATCCGGTGTTCCTGCTACTTCTTAACAATGAGTGTTTACGAACAGTTCTGAAAAATGAAGTCTGACCTGCGGTTTTACTACCGAACATTGCCGAATGCGTACAGTGGTTGCTGACACCACTGCGGTATCCACTGCGGTATTTGACGAAAGTCGAGTTTGCTGGAGCGGTGTCTACCGGCGCCTACCAAAGAGGTTGGAGGACAACATGAATCATCAGAACGGCCCAGTTGAACGTAAGGTCGAGTCATGAGTGGACAGTTCATACCTGTTGATCGGCCTGCGTACGCACTCAACGGGGACTGGGAGCTTGTCCTCCTAGCCGAGTACTCCAGATTGATCTACGTGAACTGCTGGCGTTGCAACCGGCAGCTCGGACTCAAGTTCCTCTCCGATGAGCTCGTTCCCGATGAGGAATGTGATCGAGCCTTAGATGATCATCTGGTGGAAATGGGATGGGGAAAGATCGACGGAGCGGATACGTGTCCGGATTGCTTGTAATTGCCGAAAATTAATGAAAGGCTGGATTTCGTTTGCGTACCAGTCAAGCCGACCAGCCAAGGTTTGGCCATCCCGAAGAACATGGATGTGATTTACGCCTCATTTTTCGACGTTCTTATTGACACATTTTCGAAAGGTCGTTACACTAATTTTTTAACAGAGAACGGAAAAAAATAGGGCCGCTTGAAGCGGCCCTTAGTTCTATAATATATGTATACACTATTATGTATACAGTTTTTTATAACAGTCATTTTAGTTCTATCTTTTATATATGTATACACTATTATGTATGCAGTTTTTTATAACAGTCATTTTAGTTCTAACATTCTTAGTATAACCGTTTTTTGTTCAAAACTCCTTAGTTCTATAATATATGTATACACTATTATGTATACATTATTAGTATACAGTTTTTTATAACAGTCATTTTAGTTCTAACGTTCTTAGTATAACCGTTCTTTGTTCAAAACTAATTCTCTAATCCGTAACTGTTAATCCGTTACTTCTTAGAGGGGCGTTTTCGCCGATGAGAATTCTCACGAGGATTCTCACGCGATTCTCACCGCATCCTGGGGATTCTCATCGGGATTCTCATTGCATTCATTTCGATTCTTACGACAGGTTGTCGTCGAGTTCCCTGGACCACTCTCGATCGGACTGGCCAAGCCGTCCGGATCGCAGCACCCATGACAGGGCAGCGGCGACCGCCCAGCTCATGACGCACATGTACAGACTCGCCTGCGCCAGTGTGTCGAGCTTGAGCGTGGTGACGATGTGCAGGGCCATGAAAACGATGGCCATGACGTAGAACGTCACAGCAGCGATGTAGGCGTTGATCGCTCGGCCGTGGCTGGCGTCCGTGGTACGCAACTTTGTCAACACTCTCAGGGCGCACAGGCACAGGTACAGGCTCAGCCCCAGGATGAGCATCCAGTAGGTAATGAGCCATCCTCCTGGTGGGCCGATATTGACAACTTCCCCGCCGGCATTGATGTCGTCGAAGTTGAGGACCCACATGCGGGTCTCCGGGGCCATGCAGAACGAGTAGAGGATGATCGGATAGAGGATGGTGAGTGGTTGGATCACCCACAGCGTGTATATGCATGAGACCGCTTCGCTGTCACCAAACCTCACCAGAAACATGTAGACCATGATGCTGCACCAGACGAGGATGAGTGTGTGGCCGAAGAGGTCCTCGACGTTCCATCTGCCGAAAATCTTGTAGAGGATCGGCCCGAGGTGGGCGGACGAGTGCGGACTGGTCAGGTATGCCGCGCTCGATGCGGAGATTGTGGCAATGGTCGGGGCAAGTTCCCACTGGCGCTTGATCGCTGATCGTCTGATCCAGAGCCCCAGGCCGGCGGTGATGAGTGCGGCGATCAGCAGGAGGTCTGTCGGCATGTTTCCTCAGCCGAGGGGTGTCGTCGTCTGCTTTCGGTCTCTGGGAGACCTGAGCAGCGCTACCCGCTCGGCACCTCCTTTCTACGCGGGAGCGGGTATGGACTTAGGGGGTGCCGAGCGGGCCGGGGGCTCATCAGGGCGGGGGAACCTCCCGGCGTCGCTGTAGTTCGGCAAACCGAACTCTACTCTTTTTTTTTACGTCTTCGATAGTTTTCACTTTTTCGGCAACCTTGGTGGCGAAGGGGCCGTTGAGGAATCCCTCGAAGTCGTCCGGCCCTATCAGGCCAAACCGTGCCATCAGGTCGAGCGGGTTGAGGCCCAGGGCTAGGCCAATGAGTCTGCACTCCTCCGCGTTGGGGAAGTCGTCCGCCATGGACCTCCGCTCGAACGTGGAGCGGCTGATCCCCAGCACGGGGTGCAGCTCACCGATGGTCACTTGTCTGTTGAGCAGGTACGTCAGGACAACCATAAAACTGCGTCCGCTTGCATCTGTGCGCGCCATACTCAGAACCGTACAGGGTGTGTTGTCTTGAGACAACACTTATACGGCCCGACCGTTTCGTTGGAAACCGAAGCTCAGTTACGGCATCTGACCTGCGATGATGTAATTTCATCGATGTAGTCTTGATCTGATTGATCATTCGTGCAGATCAGGAGCTTGAGAAATTTGTACGAATGACTTGCAATTTTGACGGATCGCGACTACTGTGCCAGTCGTGGCCGTCAGTGATCTGAGCCTCCCGCTCAGGTCGATGGTGGTCCGCCGATGAAGTAGTAGCCATCCCTGGGAGGCGACTATGGTCACTAGGTTCTTCACCATTTGTCAGCGTTGCGATGCCACGTACACCCTTCCGCGTTGGAGCGGGCCCTGGGTCTGCCCGGAGTGCAAGCGTGGCGAAGATCTGGCCCGAGCCGTCAGCCGCACGCTGGAGCGGATGGCTAGTTGACCGGGCATAGCGGTGGTTATCTGCAGACCGCTTCGCCGCAAAATGGCAATGCTGTTTTTGTGTGAGCGATGGTCGCTCGGCGTGACGGCAAGGCATCCAACTAGCTTCCCGTCGAGATAAACTTTATAGTGCCTTCCTTTGCCCTTTTTGCATTTGACAGTGCCGCCAGCGGCCACAATCTGCCGGATCAGCTCTCTGGTCTCTTTGCGTCCGGTGCGTACTACGTTCCCCAAATTCGTTCCCCTTGATACGAAATGTCGATCATAGTTCCCCTTCCAGCAGGTTCTCCGCTTTATTCAGTTCTTTGGGACGTTCCTCAGTTTCATGCAGTCGTTTAACGATGGTCACCCGCTCCTGAATCAGTTGATTTTTCTCCAGTCGAACTGCCCTCTGAAGATCCCCTGGAGAATACGGTCCTATCCTGCGCCGCGTCATCGCTCCCCGCTACCAGCCATATTCCAGTTCCCTGCAGCTCCCTTGGGGGCTGATACTTACCGTATATGCCTTCAAGTTTCCCCTGGCGAAGTAGATCATCTTGACGTTTAGCTTCCGCAATGAGTCTCTCTAGTTTGCGCTGCTTCTGAAGCTTGTCAACCCGTTTATTGTGCCGGTAAACATCGACAATTTCTTTGATGCAGAAAAGGAGAAGGGCAATCAGGCCAATGGCCAGGGCAACTAGAATGATCCACCAATAATGGTAGGCAAATGCCGGTACAACGAACATCAAAAAGAAAACCGTGCCGAAGCCCATCTTCTTTTTAGCGGGCTGCATATAAACCACATGATATTGGACATTATCGTGGTCACTCATTGGTTGCCTCGTTAATCTCCGCAATTTGTTTCGCCAACAGAGAAGCCTCAATTGCTACGTATTCTGGAGTCCAGTGACGGACCGGGGTGCAGAAACTAGAAATGGCGCGTTGTTGACTGACCAAATACGGATCAAATTCCGATGGCCAGTAATCATTGAAATGCGCGGTATCGAATCCCACCCACGGGTGAAGTGTGGACCTCGACCAATAGAACGCCAGTGCCGCACTGTGGAGATCGGAGCGCGGACCAGTTCAGCGAACTCTTCCAGGGTTATTAACGACGGACTGGTCGGGGTGGGTGAATGCAGAGTGTTCATAGCTCCCCTCGACAAACAAATCGATAGAACTAGCCGAACGTTGCTCAACCGGGGGAGTCGGCGGAAACGTTCTACCGAGAAGCCTACGACTGCGCCTCGTGAATCACGAATAGGAGCGACGAGAAGTGTGACTGCGGTCACGGGTCGCACGGTCGGATACTCGACTGCCGTCACATACTCGCGCAGCGGACTTTCTGCGGTACGCTCCGCCGCATGAAACGGAACGTGCGTGTCGGCGTCGAGGACCGCTGGACCCGCCGCATCCAAAGACGAGCACGGCAACACCGTCACCGTGGACTCACCCCTCAAGGGCAAGGTGGCGCGCTGGCGAGTCCGATGGGTGGACCGCAGCGGGATGGAGCACACCAAGAGCTTCAAGATCAAACCCGACGCCCAGCGGTTCGCGAACAAGATCACCGCCGAACTCGAGAACGAAGAGTTCGTCAGCCCCCGCCCCCCGGACACCTTCGGCGAGATCGCGGAGAAGTGGTTCGCTACCAAGTCCCACCGCAAGCCCAAGACGCGGGCCGGGTACCGGGAGCTACTCGACAACATCGTCCTACCCCGGTGGGGCGATGTCCCGGTCGCCAAGATCACCTACGAGGACTACCTGGAGTGGTTGGGGTCACTGTCAGCCGGCGGCTCGCAGAAGGGCCAACCGCTGTCGGCCAGTCGGGTCACTCAGGCCCACCAGGTTGCGGGCGCGGTACTCAAGTACGCGGTCAATACCGGCAAGATTCGCACCAATGTGGCGCACAAAATCAAGCGCAGCGAGGATCTGCCCCCGCCACAGGAACGGGAACGGGTCTATTTGTCCCAACAGCAGCTCATACGGCTCGCAAAAGCGATGGGCCGGTATGAAACCCTCACCCTGGTACTCGGCTACTGCGGAATCCGCTTCGGAGAGGCGGCTGCATTGCGGGTGCGGCACGTGCGGGACCAGACTCTGGTCATTCATTCCTCGGCCACTAATGTTCGGGGCATGGGCATTGTGGAGACCTCCAGCACAAAATCGCACAAGCCGCGCATAGTGCCGGTTCCGGGGCCGATCTGGGAACGTTTGATGCAGGAGCTGCCCGAATCGCAGGATGCGCTCGTGTTCCCCTCCTATTTGGGCAGGGACAGATATCTTCCGATTGAGGAATTCCGCTGTGCGCTCGACAGGGCGAAAGCGGAGGTGGGAATCAACCCCCGCATGAGCCCGCACGACCTGCGCCACACGGCGGCGTCCCTAGCCATCAGGGAGGGGGCCAACGTGAAGGCTCTACAGCGGATGCTGGGCCACGCCTCGGCGGCGATCACGCTCGACCGGTACTCGCACCTGTTCGACGAGGACCTGACCGCGCTGGCGAACCGCATGGGCAAGGCCCTGGAGACTGCTGCGGTATCTCTGCGGTATGAGGAGAATCAGCAAACGCGTATAGTTAGCTAGAAAATGTAAAACACCATGTAGAACCCACAAGGGGCGGTAGCTCAGTTGGTCAGAGCTGCGGACTCATAATCCGTAGGTCGCGGGTTCGAGCCCCGCCCGCCCCACCGAAGACGCATCGCATGGAAGCCGTGCGCATCCTGTGCATAACCGCGGCGTAGCCGTACCGCTGTTCGGACGCGATCAGAGAGCACCGGGCTAAGCGGTTGAGGCTAAGCGACTCTCGTCAACAGCAGCGCTGCTTCGTTATAGGGCCACAGCCGGTAGAACGGTCGAGACCCCGGTGTCACGACATCCACCGCCTCAGCCTTGCTCACGAGCTTCGGGTCGCCCAGCTCGATCGCCTTGCCGCGCTTGTTCAGCACTGTCGGTCCGCCGGCCAACACATTCTTCACCCAGTCGGTCTGTGGTCCGTAGCCGACGAGAAAGGCGAAGCCGTCCCGGGTCGGGAAGACGAGGAGCGGCGTTCGATACCGCTTGCCCGACTTGCGGCCGGTGTGCTCGAGAGTCCCCAGGCCCGGAAGCCACGGGGTGAGGGAGCGGGCCACCGGATTGGTCACCCGCCGGTTGAAGTTCGCGACACCTCTCGGCACTCGCATGACACCCTCCCCGTCTGCAACGGAATAGCATTCCCGGTCGTGATTTCGGCGCGATAACGACCGGGAATGCTATTCCGTCGTGCGGGGGTGGGGCAGCCTTTCGTCGATCCGGCCAGATATCGGCTCACGGTGATTTCAACCCTGGCCCCGGGCCCGCCAACGATGTGAAGCTGGGGTTCGTGGTCTGTAGTCGCTGAGGAACCGTCCGGCCGCGCCGACACCGCGCACCGACGATCGCGACCCCCGTATTCGATCTCCACCCCCGAATCCCCAGGAAGGACTGTGGCTGTGGCTGCTCCCGTCGAAACCGCCGCTCGGATCACTCCGCTGGAGCCGATCGAGCTCGACCCGAAGGACTTCCCGCCCACCAACGGCGGGTCGATCCCGCCGCTGGCCAAGCACTGGCAGCAGCTGGACTTCCGCGAGATATTGTCCCGCCCGGCGGCGTTTCTGTCGGTGAGCCAATCGAATTCGGTCTACAAGCCGGGTGGGGTGCAGTACGCCGAGGGGCACGCGTTCCGCGGCAGCCTGGAGGCCACCGTCAAGGCGGTCAAGGCCGCGCGGGCGGCGAAGAACTTCGTGTCGTTCAACTGGATCGGCTATTCGGTGTTCCGCGACGACTACCCGAAGACCGACTTC
The window above is part of the Mycolicibacterium hassiacum DSM 44199 genome. Proteins encoded here:
- a CDS encoding TldD/PmbA family protein, translating into MIGAQKVVELALAEARRLGRADETIVLVSDRSDASLRWANSSMTTNGESVRRHTTVISIVRKGDKAHVGSVRSSEVDPSAIAGLVAASQEAAHAAPEARDPAPALYGGADPDDWDDPVPHTSVSAFLGLAGSLTARGFGGADQLYGFARHEVETIFLATSTGLRRRHIQPTGAVEINAKRGDASAWAGFSTADFEDVPADSMLERLSTRLGWAQRTVELPPGRYQTILPPSAVSDLMIYLWWSMEGRGAQEGRTALSAPGGGTLVGERLTELPITLYSDPYAEGLACTPFVTAAASSERVSVFDNGLEIGRVDWIRDGVINALAYPRAAAAEFGAPVTVSADNLLMTGGSASLADMIANTERGLLLTTLWYIREVDPAVLLLTGLTRDGVYLIEDGRVTAAVNNFRFNESPLDLLRRATEVGAIDRTLPREWSDYVTRVAMPPLRIPDFHMSSVSQAQ
- a CDS encoding tyrosine-type recombinase/integrase; this encodes MSASRTAGPAASKDEHGNTVTVDSPLKGKVARWRVRWVDRSGMEHTKSFKIKPDAQRFANKITAELENEEFVSPRPPDTFGEIAEKWFATKSHRKPKTRAGYRELLDNIVLPRWGDVPVAKITYEDYLEWLGSLSAGGSQKGQPLSASRVTQAHQVAGAVLKYAVNTGKIRTNVAHKIKRSEDLPPPQERERVYLSQQQLIRLAKAMGRYETLTLVLGYCGIRFGEAAALRVRHVRDQTLVIHSSATNVRGMGIVETSSTKSHKPRIVPVPGPIWERLMQELPESQDALVFPSYLGRDRYLPIEEFRCALDRAKAEVGINPRMSPHDLRHTAASLAIREGANVKALQRMLGHASAAITLDRYSHLFDEDLTALANRMGKALETAAVSLRYEENQQTRIVS
- a CDS encoding nitroreductase family deazaflavin-dependent oxidoreductase, with translation MRVPRGVANFNRRVTNPVARSLTPWLPGLGTLEHTGRKSGKRYRTPLLVFPTRDGFAFLVGYGPQTDWVKNVLAGGPTVLNKRGKAIELGDPKLVSKAEAVDVVTPGSRPFYRLWPYNEAALLLTRVA